The following are encoded in a window of Bdellovibrio svalbardensis genomic DNA:
- a CDS encoding CheR family methyltransferase: protein MSAVKKVNTEATSALYDFEEIKLSDKLYTKFATKMYELAGVDLPFTPKNHALIRNRIVKLLRRHSLKSYEEYWGLLERGNNDLIQEFISALTTNMTSFYRESNHFDFLQKALPELAKKCGNDLRMWCAAASTGQEPYTIAITACEAQAEMPSAKVRLLATDIDLQVLKKASVGTYEEREMQGLPPVQRSKYFEKVKSNGDEFFRAKDQIHNMIRFAQFNLMNPKYEFQHKFHVIFCRNVLIYFDEATTKRVIDNLTSCLAPGGYLILGHSESGNVKHSNLKPLSRAVYQKI, encoded by the coding sequence ATGAGTGCTGTAAAAAAAGTGAATACCGAAGCAACGTCAGCGTTGTATGACTTTGAAGAGATCAAGCTCTCTGACAAGCTGTACACCAAGTTTGCGACGAAGATGTATGAATTGGCGGGTGTGGATCTTCCGTTCACTCCAAAAAATCACGCTCTGATTCGCAATCGCATTGTGAAGCTGTTGCGCAGGCACTCTTTGAAGTCGTACGAAGAGTATTGGGGATTGCTTGAAAGAGGTAATAATGACCTAATTCAGGAATTCATCTCGGCTTTGACCACAAATATGACCTCTTTCTATCGTGAGTCGAATCATTTTGATTTCCTTCAGAAAGCGCTGCCAGAGTTGGCTAAGAAATGTGGAAACGATCTTCGTATGTGGTGTGCTGCTGCGAGTACAGGCCAAGAGCCTTACACCATCGCGATCACAGCTTGTGAGGCGCAGGCAGAGATGCCAAGTGCAAAAGTTCGTCTTTTGGCGACGGATATTGACTTGCAGGTTTTGAAAAAAGCCTCTGTGGGCACTTATGAAGAGCGTGAGATGCAGGGGCTTCCGCCTGTACAACGAAGCAAATATTTTGAAAAAGTAAAATCCAACGGGGATGAGTTTTTCAGAGCAAAAGATCAAATTCATAACATGATCCGCTTTGCCCAATTCAACCTGATGAATCCAAAGTACGAGTTTCAGCATAAGTTCCATGTGATCTTCTGCAGAAACGTTTTGATTTACTTTGATGAAGCAACAACAAAAAGGGTCATCGATAATTTGACCTCTTGTTTGGCGCCTGGTGGCTATTTGATTTTAGGACATTCTGAGTCAGGCAACGTAAAACATTCAAACCTCAAGCCGCTGTCACGTGCGGTTTATCAGAAGATTTAA
- a CDS encoding protein-glutamate methylesterase/protein-glutamine glutaminase — MAKIRVLIVDDSAVIRKLLEKIFSSSPDIEVVGTASDPYIARDKLVQLKPDVMTLDVEMPRMDGISFLEKVMQHFPTRTIIFSSLAKTGSETYFRALEAGAIEIMEKPSIDVSQSLETLSKDIIEKVRVVAKARVNAIAKVAAPSGPVAKVARTSLARTTHQMIAVASSTGGTEALKVFLSGMPADIPGTVVVQHMPPGFTKSFADNLNKMFPFEVKEAEEGDQVVPGRVLIAPGNYHMEITRSGAYYYVKLHQGPALHSVRPAADYLMKSVAKFAGKNALGVVLTGMGKDGAEGLLEMKNAGAYTVAQNEETCVVYGMPAAAVALGAADKVLALDKIAGDLLKQLSARNAA; from the coding sequence ATGGCTAAAATTCGTGTTCTAATTGTTGATGACTCCGCAGTGATTCGTAAACTTTTAGAAAAAATATTTTCTTCCAGCCCTGATATTGAAGTGGTGGGAACGGCGTCAGATCCCTATATTGCACGCGATAAACTTGTGCAACTGAAGCCTGACGTGATGACTTTGGATGTGGAGATGCCACGTATGGATGGCATCAGCTTCCTGGAAAAAGTTATGCAGCATTTTCCCACTCGCACAATCATCTTTTCTAGCTTGGCGAAAACCGGATCCGAAACTTACTTCCGTGCTTTAGAAGCGGGTGCGATTGAGATCATGGAAAAGCCGTCGATTGACGTCAGTCAGTCATTGGAAACTTTGTCTAAAGATATCATTGAGAAAGTGCGTGTGGTCGCCAAAGCCCGCGTGAATGCGATCGCGAAAGTTGCAGCACCCTCGGGGCCTGTGGCGAAAGTGGCGCGTACTTCATTGGCCAGAACAACCCATCAAATGATTGCCGTGGCATCTTCGACAGGTGGAACTGAGGCTTTGAAAGTCTTCTTGTCAGGCATGCCGGCGGATATTCCTGGAACTGTGGTGGTGCAACACATGCCACCGGGTTTTACCAAGTCATTTGCTGACAATCTCAATAAGATGTTTCCCTTCGAAGTGAAGGAAGCCGAAGAAGGTGATCAGGTCGTTCCAGGTCGTGTGTTGATCGCGCCGGGCAACTACCACATGGAGATCACGCGCAGTGGTGCTTATTACTACGTGAAGCTTCATCAGGGGCCAGCCTTGCACAGTGTGCGTCCCGCTGCAGATTATCTCATGAAATCAGTCGCAAAGTTTGCGGGTAAGAATGCCTTGGGTGTTGTTTTGACCGGTATGGGTAAGGACGGCGCAGAGGGTTTGCTTGAGATGAAAAATGCAGGTGCCTATACGGTCGCGCAAAATGAAGAAACATGCGTGGTGTATGGAATGCCTGCGGCCGCGGTGGCCTTGGGTGCTGCAGATAAGGTTCTGGCTCTTGATAAAATTGCCGGAGATCTTTTGAAACAGCTTTCAGCTCGAAATGCTGCTTAA
- a CDS encoding poly(A) polymerase, which produces MNSQQKPQLHEDWIDSFALRIVKNLQESGFETYLVGGCVRDLLVGIHPKDFDIATSALPNQVRKKVSNAYIIGRRFKLVLVKRGDQQFEVATFRRNVSSEELAAQTEEDAVEGDNYFGTVEEDAQRRDFTVNSIFYDPVQRKLIDYTGGIKDIEDRVLRMIGDPKERLIEDPIRILRAIRLSHKLHFSIESSMRSAIAECSGELKKSALPRRREEWLKFLRLKEPHLAFMELFDLHILEQILPGLHSVFVDPAKMEIFEIHLARINQAGIDKQDPTELFAAFMFAFMKAQYGEESWTNAEVFDDPKLAYFMREELGIFKQEALVLMKAMHLMSGLRKIDVYSRKGERRQMAFVSNDCFGLALKLSMMDYSLSANEIHYWLQQIEKFSGGKSAPVH; this is translated from the coding sequence ATGAATTCTCAACAAAAGCCTCAGCTTCATGAAGACTGGATTGATTCCTTTGCTCTTCGAATTGTTAAAAACCTCCAAGAGTCTGGTTTCGAAACCTACTTAGTGGGCGGCTGCGTGCGCGACCTTCTGGTTGGAATTCATCCCAAGGACTTCGATATCGCGACCAGTGCTCTACCGAACCAGGTCCGTAAAAAAGTTTCTAATGCCTACATCATTGGCCGTCGTTTCAAACTTGTTTTGGTCAAACGCGGCGATCAGCAATTCGAAGTCGCTACTTTCCGTCGCAATGTCAGCTCTGAAGAACTGGCGGCGCAAACAGAAGAAGATGCTGTTGAAGGTGATAATTACTTCGGTACGGTTGAAGAGGATGCCCAACGCCGCGACTTCACCGTGAATTCCATTTTCTACGACCCTGTTCAACGCAAGTTGATCGACTACACGGGCGGCATCAAAGATATCGAAGACCGCGTGCTTCGCATGATCGGCGATCCTAAAGAGCGTCTGATCGAAGATCCTATTCGCATCCTGCGTGCGATTCGTTTATCGCACAAATTGCACTTTTCGATTGAGTCCTCGATGCGTTCTGCAATTGCAGAATGCAGTGGCGAGCTTAAAAAGTCAGCCCTGCCACGTCGTCGTGAAGAATGGTTGAAGTTCTTGCGCCTGAAAGAGCCTCATTTGGCCTTCATGGAGCTTTTTGATTTGCACATCCTTGAGCAAATCCTTCCAGGCCTGCACTCTGTCTTTGTGGATCCCGCAAAAATGGAAATCTTTGAGATCCATTTGGCGCGCATCAACCAAGCGGGCATCGACAAGCAAGATCCCACAGAACTTTTCGCAGCCTTCATGTTTGCTTTCATGAAAGCTCAATACGGTGAAGAGTCTTGGACCAATGCTGAAGTGTTCGATGATCCAAAACTTGCTTATTTTATGCGTGAAGAACTGGGCATCTTTAAACAAGAAGCTCTGGTTTTGATGAAGGCGATGCATTTGATGTCAGGTCTTCGCAAAATCGACGTTTACTCCCGCAAAGGAGAGCGCCGTCAGATGGCCTTCGTTTCCAACGATTGCTTCGGTCTCGCTCTCAAATTGTCGATGATGGATTACTCTCTTTCGGCAAATGAAATTCATTACTGGCTACAACAGATCGAAAAATTCAGTGGCGGCAAATCCGCTCCTGTTCACTGA
- a CDS encoding alpha/beta fold hydrolase, with protein MAYLDNFNHQFYGPETGSPEPRKWIFIHGLMGFGQNWRRIISGLEKTERCLAFDQRGHGRSFKPESGYSPEDYADDLKKIVDELGWKKFNLVGHSMGGRNVLVFASKYPEYVDKLVIEDIGPESSANAHEYYAYLLNLAPTPFASRDEARKFFAEDFIQKAKTRENVEVLSKFFYSNMEEKPDGTVDWRFSKYAIIESVKAGRNMDRWQEVRDLKVPTLLIRGESSQELSQQNYEAMLASNPMIKGVVIPGAGHWVHSDQAQAFVEALKSFVGDFPSPEK; from the coding sequence ATGGCTTATCTCGATAACTTCAATCATCAATTCTATGGTCCAGAAACAGGCAGTCCAGAGCCTCGAAAGTGGATCTTTATTCACGGTCTAATGGGTTTTGGACAAAACTGGCGACGAATCATTTCAGGCTTGGAAAAGACCGAACGATGCCTTGCTTTTGATCAAAGGGGCCACGGTCGATCTTTCAAACCTGAATCTGGTTACAGTCCTGAAGACTATGCCGATGATTTGAAGAAGATTGTCGACGAGCTGGGCTGGAAGAAGTTCAACCTGGTCGGCCACTCCATGGGAGGCCGCAATGTCCTGGTTTTTGCCTCTAAATACCCCGAATACGTTGATAAACTGGTAATTGAGGACATCGGCCCCGAATCTAGCGCCAACGCCCATGAGTATTATGCTTATTTGTTGAATCTGGCTCCCACACCCTTTGCGAGCAGAGATGAGGCCCGCAAATTCTTTGCTGAGGACTTTATTCAGAAGGCTAAGACCCGAGAAAACGTCGAAGTCTTGTCGAAGTTCTTTTATAGCAATATGGAGGAAAAACCAGACGGGACCGTCGATTGGCGCTTCTCAAAGTATGCTATCATTGAGTCAGTTAAGGCAGGTCGTAATATGGATCGATGGCAGGAGGTCAGAGATCTAAAGGTTCCCACTCTGTTGATCAGGGGGGAAAGCTCGCAGGAGCTGAGCCAGCAGAATTACGAAGCCATGTTAGCCAGCAATCCAATGATTAAGGGCGTCGTAATACCCGGCGCTGGACATTGGGTCCATTCAGATCAAGCTCAGGCCTTTGTAGAGGCCCTAAAGAGCTTTGTTGGTGACTTTCCCAGCCCTGAAAAGTAA
- a CDS encoding DEAD/DEAH box helicase, whose amino-acid sequence MASAITKLGYEDCTPVQEQAIPHVLDGKDVAGLAQTGTGKTAAFVLPLMERILRARPAPGDVSEEEKAIIEKRAFKDWKPQNFILILVPTRELAEQVQDNILKLSIDSGLRGFAIYGGTGYDKQKDALKNSVEFIVATPGRLIDLYKEHLVDLKQVRAVVFDEADRMFDMGFKDDMKFILQRIPRERQILVFSATLNFDVLNTIYQFGSEPVEINISRDQAKADNVKDQIFHVGSNEKPQHLLSLLKAQNPKQAIIFTNFKLNVEKITKFLVDNGVPAMAISSLLTQAQRNRVIEQFKAENHLNILVATDVAARGLDIKGVDLVINYELPMDSESYVHRIGRTGRAGTTGSAFSLVGDKDIESLARIEEYLKHKIEVGYLENDQLLQEFKPFPSHFDGHYPKSLDRGPRKEGGDRGPRREGGPRREGERGPRREGGGRDGNRGPRREGDRGPRGEHRQGQGSGPIAQGTKTERPPRPEHKHTEHKRQDGQRPQHAHKRHENRGSGPIKKIEGGRKPGGYQHAKKAPAPKSVGQKIAGFFKKIFS is encoded by the coding sequence TTGGCATCCGCAATCACCAAACTTGGTTATGAAGATTGCACCCCAGTTCAAGAGCAGGCCATCCCACACGTTCTCGATGGGAAAGACGTCGCAGGTCTTGCGCAAACAGGCACAGGCAAAACAGCAGCATTCGTTCTTCCTTTGATGGAGCGTATTCTTCGCGCTCGCCCAGCCCCTGGCGACGTGAGTGAAGAAGAAAAAGCAATTATCGAAAAACGCGCTTTCAAAGATTGGAAACCACAAAACTTTATTTTGATTCTGGTTCCAACTCGCGAATTGGCGGAACAAGTTCAAGATAATATTTTGAAATTGAGCATCGATTCAGGTTTGCGCGGATTTGCGATTTACGGCGGCACTGGTTATGACAAACAAAAAGACGCTCTTAAAAATAGCGTTGAGTTTATCGTAGCAACCCCAGGTCGCTTGATTGACCTTTACAAGGAACATCTTGTTGATTTGAAACAAGTGCGTGCAGTCGTCTTCGATGAAGCGGATCGTATGTTCGACATGGGTTTCAAAGATGATATGAAGTTCATCTTGCAAAGAATCCCTAGAGAACGTCAGATCCTGGTGTTCTCTGCCACATTGAATTTCGATGTTTTGAACACGATCTATCAGTTCGGTTCTGAACCGGTAGAGATCAACATCAGCCGTGACCAGGCAAAAGCTGACAACGTGAAGGACCAAATCTTCCACGTCGGTAGCAATGAGAAGCCTCAACATCTTCTTTCTTTGTTAAAAGCACAGAATCCAAAACAAGCGATCATCTTCACAAACTTCAAATTGAATGTTGAGAAGATCACCAAGTTCTTGGTGGATAACGGAGTTCCAGCGATGGCGATTTCGAGCTTGTTGACTCAAGCGCAGCGCAATCGCGTGATTGAACAGTTCAAGGCTGAAAATCATTTGAACATTCTAGTGGCGACAGACGTAGCTGCCCGTGGTTTGGATATCAAAGGCGTAGACCTTGTGATCAACTACGAACTTCCAATGGACAGCGAATCTTACGTTCATCGTATTGGTCGTACCGGCCGTGCGGGAACAACAGGTTCAGCGTTCTCATTGGTTGGCGATAAAGACATCGAGTCCTTGGCGCGCATTGAAGAATATTTGAAGCATAAAATTGAAGTGGGCTATCTTGAAAATGATCAGCTTCTTCAAGAGTTCAAACCTTTCCCATCTCATTTCGATGGTCACTATCCAAAATCATTGGATCGTGGGCCTCGCAAAGAGGGTGGAGACCGTGGACCTCGTCGTGAAGGCGGCCCTCGCAGAGAAGGCGAACGTGGCCCTCGTAGAGAAGGCGGAGGCCGTGATGGCAACCGTGGTCCTCGCAGAGAAGGTGACCGTGGACCTCGTGGTGAACACAGACAAGGTCAAGGTTCAGGCCCTATTGCTCAAGGAACGAAAACGGAAAGACCGCCACGTCCAGAGCACAAACATACAGAACACAAACGCCAAGATGGACAGCGCCCACAACACGCTCACAAACGTCACGAAAATCGTGGCAGCGGACCTATCAAGAAAATTGAAGGTGGACGTAAACCAGGCGGTTACCAGCACGCGAAGAAAGCTCCAGCTCCTAAGAGCGTGGGACAAAAAATTGCGGGATTCTTTAAGAAGATTTTCTCGTAA
- a CDS encoding ankyrin repeat domain-containing protein produces MNKKFAVLVSLSLALVVQTACAGTAKKETAGTTSPLMSASAEGDVKKLNSLVKSKVDINAKDKAGYTALMVAASNGHQEAAKFLLEHKADVNIKNQEGQTALYFALVNEQPEIALDLIKQGAMVDDISGEGESALLIATTANQNDIMNLLIKKKPALVNKASNASTTPLMEAARFGSAKTASILLKAGADKKAKNQNGKTALDIAIKAQNEDVVKLLKK; encoded by the coding sequence ATGAATAAGAAATTCGCAGTTCTCGTTTCTCTCTCTCTGGCGCTGGTTGTGCAAACAGCCTGCGCAGGGACTGCCAAAAAGGAAACTGCAGGCACCACGAGCCCCCTAATGAGTGCTTCGGCCGAAGGCGACGTTAAAAAACTCAACTCTTTAGTAAAATCAAAAGTTGATATCAACGCGAAAGACAAAGCCGGCTACACAGCATTGATGGTGGCGGCCTCGAACGGTCACCAGGAAGCTGCGAAGTTTTTGTTGGAACACAAAGCCGATGTGAATATCAAGAACCAAGAAGGCCAGACAGCTTTGTACTTTGCTTTGGTCAATGAACAACCAGAAATCGCTCTTGATCTGATCAAACAAGGGGCGATGGTTGATGATATCAGTGGTGAAGGTGAATCAGCGCTTTTGATCGCCACCACAGCAAATCAAAATGACATTATGAATTTGCTTATCAAAAAGAAGCCGGCATTGGTCAACAAAGCCAGCAACGCCAGTACGACACCTTTGATGGAAGCAGCACGTTTTGGATCCGCAAAAACGGCAAGCATCTTACTGAAGGCCGGAGCTGACAAGAAAGCGAAAAATCAAAACGGCAAAACCGCCCTTGATATCGCGATCAAGGCTCAAAACGAAGACGTTGTGAAACTACTGAAGAAGTAG